A window from Planifilum fulgidum encodes these proteins:
- the rplM gene encoding 50S ribosomal protein L13: MRTTYMAKPGEVERKWYVVDAKGKTLGRLASEVAALLRGKHKPQYTPHVDTGDFVIVINAKEVQLTGKKLANKIYYRHSGWPGGLKKTTAADMRNTRPERMIELAVKGMLPKTSLGRRQLRKLKVYAGPEHPHQAQKPEVWELRGLK, translated from the coding sequence ATGCGGACCACTTACATGGCCAAACCCGGCGAAGTGGAGCGCAAGTGGTATGTGGTCGACGCCAAGGGCAAAACCCTCGGACGGTTGGCCTCCGAAGTGGCGGCGCTCCTGCGCGGTAAACATAAGCCCCAATATACCCCCCACGTGGACACGGGAGATTTCGTCATCGTCATCAACGCCAAGGAAGTGCAGCTGACCGGGAAGAAACTTGCCAACAAGATTTACTACCGGCATTCCGGCTGGCCGGGCGGGCTGAAGAAGACCACCGCCGCCGACATGCGCAATACGCGGCCGGAACGGATGATTGAACTGGCGGTGAAGGGGATGCTTCCCAAGACGAGCCTGGGACGCCGTCAGCTGCGGAAGCTGAAGGTATATGCCGGCCCGGAACACCCCCATCAGGCGCAAAAGCCTGAGGTGTGGGAACTGCGCGGATTGAAATAA